The genomic DNA TCATACTTATGATTGCgattgaaattttttcctttgttttttgcCAGACCAGTTGAAGTTGGTTCGAAAATGAAatttatatgagaaatgctatatattatacAAGTATCCTCCTTTCAAGCCCTCAAAACTAATGTGGCGTAGACATGTAGACCTCCTTGATTTTGGTAGATGgagatatatattttgattggaAGGCCACGCCACATAAATTTTGGGGTTAGAAGATAATTGTCTGATCGTAGATATGGACTTCAGGTCCCAGTTTGAAGTGGCAAGGGCTTCAGCAACCTACAAGGAGCTCACCAACGCCATTCCCTCAAGACTTTGTTGGGATTGAAGAAAGGCTGAAGGAGATAATCTCACCGTTTTGGCATTGGTGCCAAAACAGGATTAAAAACTGGACTGAAGTTGTCCCAATTAAAACAGTGCGTTTTGATTGGGATTAACGGGCACtaaacaaatttgagaaaatttaacGTTGcgaatttatttggcatttcgATTAACTCAGggagcaaaaattaaaaaaataaaaaaacttaaagaatTGCGTTGACTccaaaatttataatatatttactctAATTTTACAGTTTTGTGCTTCAGTCCTCGATCCCCCTCGCGGCCTTGTGGTTCGCGGACTGCTGGAGTCTGTGGGAGGGCGAGAACATGGAGTACAAGATGACGGCAGTCCCATGGCCGTCGATGTCACCGGCCCCTATCAGTGCTTGGTGGGCATGAGGGTGAGGGAGCTCCGAAAGCTCCCGGACGGAGAAATCACCTGGCCGACCAAAAGGCTGAGTGGGAGGGTGAAGTGGTACAGGGTTAACCAGGAGTTGGGGTTGATAACCCCTGATGATGGAGGGGATGACCTGGTCACGTACCGGTCCAAGATCCGCGCCAAGGGCTGCTGCAGACTGACTGAGGGCGAGGCCGTGGAGTACATGATAGAGTACTCAAACTACACCAACGTCAGCAACAGGGCCGTCGACATCACCGGGCCGAGAGAGTCCGACGTACAGGAAAGTTGCTTCAGTTCTGGGATTCCTTGTTATAATAGGTTTTGTATTAACAATTATTGGCATTCCGAGGCATGGGAATCGAAATTTAGGCCCAAGGCACGGGAATCGGAATCCTAAATTATTTACAAGTTTTGGTAATTATTTTCCTATCAATTTATTGCtacaaattatttattatttacatGTTGAGGAATATTGGGATTTTTACTCCCAACAATTACAAATATTGGGATTCCAAGGTGATGCTCGTCGTACGTACTCTTTGTTGAGGCCTACTTGTGACAACCAACGTATTACGTATATGTTTTAATTCGgctttttttatcaaacaatgGCAAACTCTTCATTCCTCACAATTCCGACTAAAGTGGGCTTCAAGAAAGCCCACTATGATTATCCATCAGGGTGTCAGGCCCAACTCCTTCTATGAATTACATTCCGCCACTGTGACACACAAATGGTTGCATGATGTTCTTTTTAAACATCCACTCATTACGAGCTTAAAGCTAAATTGTTGTGATATGTTAAAAATGATTAAGATTTCAAGTAATCGTATGTGAGTTGATTGAACTCGACATTGTTACTCCTAACATAGATTTGCGTATTATATATAGTCATGTTATATCCCTTTCTTCGATCACTTCAATAAAACCGGAATTTAGTTTCGCCTTTTCGATCGAGACTACTCTGGATATTGAATAGATTGAATTTCTCCCAAAGTTAAGTCATTCAAAATTAATGACTTGGAAAGCTTGCTATGCAAAGGtatgtaggttttttttttttgtttttttcatagTTCTCATTACTTTGTATATCAATTATTAACATgtatcataaaaaattaatgtggttTTGTTTACTTTGTGAAGAGCGTGATTACTCCAGAAGCATTGAGAGAAATCCAACCGTTCCCATTATATAATGTCAAACAATAGAAGCTACAGGCAATTCTTATGCCTATGAGATCTGAAATCAACCAACTTATGGATGCCATGTGGTTGAATTTTCCTCAACAAATGCATGGATGCATTGTTCTGGATTTTTCCTCTTTTAGAAATTCTCTTTATACAAAGAAAGTATAAGCGCACATATAAGAATATATCTTTCAAAATATTGCATATGTCCATTTCTTAGAATATAGAAAATTACTTGTGCTACCATTGTTGTTTTAAGATGTTATAGTTATTTAGTGCTTTAAACAAAGTTACTAAACTAAAATCTCACTCTCgttattacatatatatatacttcttatGTCAAATGGGGTTGGTTTTGGTGTAGCGGTTGCCTGTTATTATTCCTTTATGGGTTGTTCCAACTTCCATGATAAGATCTTGTAATTTTTGTCAAGCAATCATCTTCATGAGTAATCTTGTTTggttcttccttcttttttttttttttttctttttcaaatccaaatcAAATACTATGAGCTATGATCATAATATGTTATAGTTAAGTAGTTAACTACTAACTTAATGAAACCATGTCGGGATCACCTTAACTACACGTGgcacaatttcttttttttttttctttttcaataccCTAATATTaataatccaattttttttttcttcatttccattttttgaaaatttattacaATACCTATACTgatttttttcaagtttaatgggcaaattaaaaataaggacatttttttttaattgaaagggGAAAGGGGAAAAGGATTGCAAAGGGGGTCTCTCCCACTCTTTAACCTAAGTGAGCatagaaaatgggaaaaagcgggaatactttaacaataaaatactttatgtttatccttgtttttaataataaaataaccaaCTGTTGTAATATAtgcaagtttatatatatatatatatatatacgtacgtACTTTATGTAAATACTTTATGTTTAGAAAACAATTCAACTATACGTACATGTTGTTGAAAAACCTTTTCCACCAAGTTTACGGATCAAGAGACAAGTTTTTTTGCAAGCTagctttatattaatatattgatCGATCAGGACAAATGGAGCTTAATTGGACTAATCATTTATTGTTAACTTTCATATACCAAAATCAACCACCAATACCCAACAGGAATTTCTCAACACACCAACATCACAAATATTTAAGCAAAGCATTGACACCACCCACAAAATCACAAACTAAAAGCATCACattttaaagtattaattaaataattacattcGTCTATTCATGTGAAGAACAAGTAGttatttaacatagtattagagtTAAATATCATGAGTTCTAACTTTGACTTAATCAATTTacctctattttaattaaatattaaatgattaagggcctgtttgagattatgaTTTCAACAAATGCGATTTAAAatagtgatttgaaaatgtgatttttaaaaatgcataagcgtttggtaaaatcgcGTGGCCTTTCACCTTAAAAATTGtgtattttcaaaaaagcacATCCTTACGTtcgatttgaaaacacaaacaaatttcaaaatgtaatctcaaataattaattttctgcaatttggtttaaaaccACACTTTTTGTATATGAAATTACAATGGCAAGCGCACCCTAATTTCATCTCTTTCTATGGAAAAGTAGTGATTCAATTCActtgattatttgattaaaatatttcacGCGTTAggccttacctattaaaaagaaatttgagcccacacgtgaggaaTAATGTAAAAACattgattaaattcatctctttctattagcttaaactaGTTATGATTTAATGTTACGTGAATGATTTTTGTTAACACGTAATATGTGGATAGATTTTAGGTTATGAGGAACCtaaaccttttagattttgagaaaacctaaaatcctttttcaaacacaatgtTTAGGATTAACTTTCTGATTCCTCTTTATTAATTGATCACCTTTTTTAAGTAGAGGACTCAACCAGTACATGAATTAAAATAGAAGACTTGGACATAAACTCGAACTCTAACATGGAGATAAACTCCTACAATTGCTTAAAGGTAAACTCCTAACCTTATTATGAGATAAACTATAAACTCCTACTTCTAATAAACTAAGGCAATAGAGACTTATTATTGCCATAAAACACTACACCGTAGTGCTACATACTCaaactcttaattaaaatagataattgtCGACATGACATATCCCACGTCATGTATTATCATAACATTTAATATTGTTGATTTTTGCTTAGAATTTCATAAATTGAAGCCAAAGTTGTTGTGGAGCTTATGCGGTAGACTTTATTCGCTATTAATTAAGGATCCCAGTAGTGATCAATTAATATATTAGGAGATCTTataattataatacaaaaatgcttaaaaaaaaaaaaaaaaaagattatgaagttaatttatatatatttggttacTATTTTGTATTCTCTATATTACGgccttttttctattttttatttagtttaggtttttttgttCCAAACTTCTTAATCTCTCTGCAATTCCGCTCTCCTCTCTTTcctcatattttatattttatataaaattttacagagaaaataaaagaacacaacCCTAGACAGTAGACACGACGACAAGTCGGCAACGCACGACGTTGTGTTTGTTTGCCATGGTCCACCTTGTCGCGCGAAGCACAaagattttcttctcttttctcggAACGCATGACGTTGTAGGGAAAAGGTTggttttccttattttctatatattttgtcaGTTTTTCATTATTTCGTTAATTTCTATAGTGAGTTTTTTCTTTCCATGAACTTGTTTCTTAATATTATTGATGATGTTATATTAAAATTCATGAACTTGTTTCTCTCTTGTACGTTGCTGGTTTACAAAGCTTTCAACTTTATGGAGCACAAAATTGACCGGCTATCCGAGTTGCCGAAACCTATTGTAGAGCACATTCTATCATTTATCCCGTTGAAACAAATACTTCAACTTACTATATTGTCCAAGACATGGCAAAACATCTGGACTTTATTCCCTATTCTGAAACTTGAAGAAAGCTTGGTTTTGTCAGGTCCGTACAACAAGAAGTTCAATTATTTTGTGGAGAGAACTTTACTAAGTCGTTGTAGGCAAAATATAAGCATACAAAGATTTGAGATTAGAATATTGGACAATATTGACAAGGAATGGTATTGTGCTTGTGTGAACCGTTGGATTGGCTATGCAATTGAAAGCAACGTCAAAGAGTTGAATATCTTTGCATCGCCTAAAAATTACTATAAGGTGCCTGAGAGTGTTTTAGTAGCAAAATCAATAACTGGGTTGACTTTGTGGGGTTGTAACTTAGAGTCATTTCGGAGTCATGATATTAACTTATCCTCCTTGAAAAAGTTGGTTTTGGGTGAAGTTTATAATGTGAATGACCAAATCATCAAAACCCTAATTGCCGGCTCTCCTGTTGTAGAAGAGATAAAATTTGCACGATGTGATGGATTGAGAAATATACACGTGTCAGGTCTTCCTAAACTGATGAACATTGCGGTGGCATATAATGAAGAACTTGATAGCATTGAGATTGAAGCATCAAATCTTGAATCTTTACTTATTGAGCTTTGCAAACCATGTCAAATCAACCTACTCGCATGTGAAAATCTAAAGAAGTTAGAGCTATATTCAGCCACCGTGACAGATGAATGGTTACACGACGTTCTTTCTAAACATCTACACATTGAGAGCTTAACCCTACTTCGTTGTGATATGTTGAAAAGGATTAAAATTTCAAGTGATCGTATGAAGAGTTTGACCTTTTATCGTTGTAGTGAGCTACTTGAAGTTAACATTGTTACTCCTAACTTACATAGCCTCGAGTATTATGGTGATGttatatcattttcttccaacaCTTCAACTCTATCGGAAGTCAGACTACGATTTTTGAATGGTAGTTTTGATTGGATCTACAATGTCGAAAATATTGAATTTCTCACAAAGTTAAATCATCTGAAACAATTGACTTGGAGAGCTCATTATGCCAAGGTATTCTAGCTTCTTTTATTTGATAGTTCCTTAGTCTTTGTTACTTTGTACATCTAtcattaacatatataataaaaatctAACATggttttgtttactttttgtgAAGAGTGTGATTACtccaaaaaaaatgagaaaaggcCGATCATCTCCATTATATAATGTCAAGCAATTGAAGCTAGAAGCAACTTTTACACCTACGAGATATGAAATCAACAAACTTGTGAATGCATTGTTGTGGATTTCTCCTCTTGTTGAGAATCTCTCTATAGAATGGCAAGATGAGGCCACATctaaattcataaatatatcTTTCAAggtattgcatatatatatatatatattaatgatcCTTTTGTAAAGATTTTTGGTGTATTAATATTTGGAAAGTCTCCTGTCAAATTGTCCATGAGTTATTATtactttattctattttttcatGATAAAATCTTGTAATTTTTATCACCAAAATTGATCAATCTTGATTCACTATATTTCTCCAATTTCCAGCCAAGCACCATCTTCATGAATAATCTTGTTTGgctcttccatttttcttttggcttcCTAAGTTTTCAAAATCCAAATCAGGTACTATAGGCTATGATCATAATATACTTTGTTGTTTGCATTGCATCTACAATATAATGGTTCCTCCATTTAATTTTAACTATTATGACTTGAGTATAAATTATTGGGAAAACTTCATAAAACCCCATTGAACTTCCATTCGGTTTGACATTACcccttcaaagtttaaaaactctcaatttagagtatcgaacttttaatttctttcggTTACCGAAttctattaggattttccattagatctatttcaatatatatatatatttgttttggcCTAAAGTAGATTAATTCAACACCATTAAGAATTCACTTTTGAtagttattctttttgtttttttggttgaaagcaaaaaaaaattaagatgacgtcaattttgacatttttattCATGTTACTAAATTCATGCCTGTGTTTCAGTTCTCATATGAAAGCTCGTTTGATAAAAGGACGAATCCCAATTGTTGCAAATTTCTTCCAGTTTCATGTTGGCGGCATTGCTTAAAGACGGTCGAGATTGAAGACTTCAGTAAATCTGCAGATAAGgaaactttgaaaaaatatttttccaataatGCAAAAATATTAGCGAGCTTCCAATATTTCAAAGAATTTGTATTGCTTAAACGTGGCCAAAAtcaaatttctctttaatttctaTGTTCATTTTGCAACAGGATATATTGATCACTATGTTTTAGATACTCTGGAATTTAGGTTGCTGAAAGTTGTTGGTAAATTACCCCAAATTTAACATAGCATCACTGTATTCGAATCAAATTAAGACTTGAACCCTTCCCTTGTGC from Corylus avellana chromosome ca6, CavTom2PMs-1.0 includes the following:
- the LOC132185406 gene encoding F-box/LRR-repeat protein At3g60040-like; the encoded protein is MEHKIDRLSELPKPIVEHILSFIPLKQILQLTILSKTWQNIWTLFPILKLEESLVLSGPYNKKFNYFVERTLLSRCRQNISIQRFEIRILDNIDKEWYCACVNRWIGYAIESNVKELNIFASPKNYYKVPESVLVAKSITGLTLWGCNLESFRSHDINLSSLKKLVLGEVYNVNDQIIKTLIAGSPVVEEIKFARCDGLRNIHVSGLPKLMNIAVAYNEELDSIEIEASNLESLLIELCKPCQINLLACENLKKLELYSATVTDEWLHDVLSKHLHIESLTLLRCDMLKRIKISSDRMKSLTFYRCSELLEVNIVTPNLHSLEYYGDVISFSSNTSTLSEVRLRFLNGSFDWIYNVENIEFLTKLNHLKQLTWRAHYAKVF